From the genome of Triticum aestivum cultivar Chinese Spring chromosome 3B, IWGSC CS RefSeq v2.1, whole genome shotgun sequence, one region includes:
- the LOC123068350 gene encoding uncharacterized protein, whose product MRNGSSGSSCSSSSSPPVGLHLQQVFGSQASSHGHGQRLVSSSSTCPRPVAELLQVTWLPAAGGLLNALASLSFLLLLAYLSLFLLAKLFARLHVCREHRGRDNRAESNSGKEDVAAADDIHLAGGERQQAADTLFWFDEAVYEDSALLGLGDEAKNHHLLYTGAGGTAAQHCLEVAETSRAFHTAPPESTNRVSFAPREEEDHRIDSDAATAGATATVAQEEEEAKVDVTDDGIPKAPDGHRQNIPVAASLSLPKNDSVQGNLLERQRSRGGEGRRDGDHREDGHGVEEEPEEEEETAGGFPEVKRLVNSHTLADTKKLQLDGGARLRPRREEEDGDSCRFGASTLTSESTSKSSVEWQSSTVTTGKDAYSDLFSSSSRRSSARWESYTLFRKYDEDMVYFHRVGAQKLTETESFRSIKCQPRSMSQRITHKLSMAAPRPKPASAEAPAIGLRDPYPELERVYVAQICLTWEALNWNYTTFRRHNAGISGTMMAEARCCPARVAQEFQQFQVLLYRFMENEPFEHGRRPEVYARMKNSSPKLLLVPEFREEEDEKDDLISAVQFLHILEESIRTFMAFLRADKRSHYQMFREMVRRRTSASDQSIVITLKRTNKAKKSRLKDLSRPRRCLKRIKLREQEEVAVLLGLIDLKVVARVLRMPEITDQQLHWCEEKMGRLRVDPQQGAMERDPSPLFFPAH is encoded by the exons ATGCGTAATGGGAGCAGCGGCTCGTcttgctcttcctcttcttctccaccgGTGGGGTTGCACCTGCAGCAAGTGTTTGGCTCGCAGGCTTCTTCTCATGGCCATGGCCAGCGGCTTGTTAGCAGCTCCTCCACCTGCCCTCGTCCCGTGGCGGAGCTGCTGCAGGTGACGTGGCTGCCCGCGGCCGGCGGTCTCCTCAACGCCCTGGCCTCCCTCAGCTTTCTGCTCCTCCTCGCCTACCTCTCGCTCTTCCTCCTCGCCAAGCTCTTCGCCCGAC TGCATGTGTGCAGGGAGCACCGTGGCCGTGACAACCGTGCCGAGAGTAACTCCGGGAAGGAGGACGTGGCCGCCGCCGACGACATCCACCTCGccggaggggagcggcagcaggcgGCGGACACGCTCTTCTGGTTCGACGAGGCCGTGTACGAGGACAGCGCCCTGCTAGGCCTTGGCGACGAAGCAAAGAATCATCACCTTTTGTACACTGGTGCCGGTGGTACGGCTGCGCAACATTGCTTGGAGGTGGCGGAGACCAGCCGCGCCTTTCACACGGCCCCGCCGGAGTCCACCAACCGCGTCTCATTCGCGCCGCGCGAGGAGGAGGACCACCGCATCGACAGCGATGCCGCCACTGCCGGTGCCACCGCCACCGTGGcccaggaggaagaagaggccaaGGTCGACGTGACCGACGACGGCATCCCCAAGGCGCCGGATGGGCATCGGCAGAATATTCCGGTCGCCGCGTCGTTGTCACTGCCTAAGAATGATTCCGTTCAAGGCAATCTCCTAG AGAGGCAACGAAGCAGAGGGGGGGAAGGTCGCCGCGACGGTGATCACCGTGAAGACGGGCATGGAGTAGAagaggagccagaggaggaggaggagacggccgGCGGCTTTCCCGAGGTGAAGCGGTTGGTGAACAGCCACACGCTGGCCGACACGAAGAAGCTGCAGCTGGACGGCGGCGCGCGGCTGCGGCCGCGacgcgaggaggaggacggggacagCTGCCGGTTCGGCGCGTCGACGCTGACGAGCGAGTCGACGTCCAAGAGCTCGGTGGAGTGGCAGAGCTCGACGGTGACGACCGGCAAGGACGCCTACTCGGACCTCTTCTCGTCGTCGTCGCGCCGGAGCTCGGCGAGGTGGGAGTCCTACACGCTCTTCCGCAAGTACGACGAGGACATGGTCTACTTCCACCGCGTCGGCGCCCAGAAGCTCACCGAGACAG AGTCGTTCAGGTCGATCAAGTGCCAGCCGCGGTCCATGTCGCAGCGGATCACGCACAAGCTGTCCATGGCGGCGCCGAGGCCGAAGCCCGCGTCGGCGGAGGCGCCGGCGATCGGGCTGCGCGACCCGTACCCGGAGCTGGAGCGGGTGTACGTGGCCCAGATCTGCCTCACGTGGGAGGCCCTCAACTGGAACTACACCACCTTCCGGCGCCACAACGCCGGCATCAGCGGCACGATGATGGCGGAGGCGCGGTGCTGCCCGGCGCGGGTGGCGCAGGAGTTCCAGCAGTTCCAGGTGCTGCTCTACCGGTTCATGGAGAACGAGCCGTTCGAGCACGGCCGCAGGCCCGAGGTGTACGCCCGGATGAAGAACTCCTCGCCCAAGCTGCTCCTCGTACCAGAGTTCAGAG aggaggaggacgagaaggACGACCTGATATCGGCGGTGCAGTTCCTGCACATCCTGGAGGAGTCGATCAGGACGTTCATGGCGTTCCTCCGCGCCGACAAGCGGAGCCACTACCAGATGTTCCGGGAGATGGTGCGGCGGAGGACGAGCGCCAGCGACCAGTCCATCGTCATCACCCTCAAGAGAACCAACAAGGCC AAGAAGAGCCGGCTCAAGGACCTGAGCCGGCCGCGGCGGTGCCTGAAGCGGATCAAGCTGCGGGAGCAGGAGGAGGTGGCGGTGCTGCTGGGGCTCATCGACCTCAAGGTGGTGGCCCGGGTGCTGCGCATGCCGGAGATCACGGACCAGCAGCTGCACTGGTGCGAGGAGAAGATGGGCCGGCTGAGGGTCGACCCGCAGCAGGGCGCCATGGAGCGAGACCCCTCACCCCTCTTCTTCCCCGCGCACTGA
- the LOC123068351 gene encoding uncharacterized protein, producing the protein MPNSRPIEKPDAQFQSPSPSDSHHFRPSPNFTSPPPDTPAAMGAYRFVSELWKRKQPDLTRLVQRPATVRRLGSDAKQLHKPIEETNEGIYPSRMHSQNLPAKIRIAMKSFNNQNHNLKGLEPYTHKIGLPESRALYTVLRSPHIDKKSREQFSTHVKKLFVVKKAETHELARKFFWLKRLRVLGAQYEVNISFKTRLDKMIGCSEGGGLLRQ; encoded by the exons ATGCCCAATTCCCGGCCCATTGAAAAACCAGATGCCCAATTCCAGAGCCCTAGCCCATCCGACAGCCACCATTTTCGCCCATCTCCAAActtcacctcgccgccgccggacacacccgccgccatgg GCGCCTACAGGTTCGTGTCGGAGCTATGGAAGAGGAAGCAGCCGGACCTGACGAGGCTCGTGCAGCGGCCGGCGACCGTGCGCCGTCTCGGCTCCGATGCCAAGCAG CTTCACAAGCCTATTGAGGAGACCAATGAAGGTATATACCCAAGTAGGATGCACTCCCAGAACCTGCCTGCCAAGATACGCATAGCGATGAAATCTTTCAATAACCAAAATCACAATCTGAAGGGGCTTGAGCCTTACACGCACAAGATTGGGTTGCCTGAATCACGAGCCTTATACACCGTGTTACGATCACCTCATATTGATAAGAAATCCAGGGAGCAATTCTCAACGCACGTGAAGAAATTATTTGTGGTTAAAAAGGCAGAGACACATGAGCTGGCCAGGAAGTTCTTTTGGTTAAAACGACTTCGTGTATTGGGGGCTCAGTATGAAGTCAATATTAGTTTCAAGACCCGCTTGGATAAAATGATTGGCTGCAGCGAAGGTGGTGGCCTGCTTAGACAGTAG